A section of the Papio anubis isolate 15944 chromosome 2, Panubis1.0, whole genome shotgun sequence genome encodes:
- the THPO gene encoding thrombopoietin isoform X1, with the protein MELTELLLVVMLLLTARLTLSSPAPPACDPRVLSKLLRDSRVLHSRLSLCPEVNPLPTPVLLPAVDFSLGEWKTQMEETKAQDILGAVTLLLEGVMAARGQLGPTCLSSLLGQLSGQVRLLLGALQSLLGTQLPPQGRTTAHKDPNAIFLSFQHLLRGKVRFLLLVGGPTLCLRRAPPTTAVPSRTSLVLTLNELPNRTSGLLETNFTASARTTGSGLLKRGFRAKIPGLLNQTSRSLDQIPGYLNRIHELLNGTRGLFPGPSRRTLGAPDISPGTSDTGSLPPNLQPGYSPSPTHPPTGQYTLFPLPPTLPSPVVQLHPLLPDPSAPTPTPTSPLLNTSHTHSQNLSQEG; encoded by the exons ATGGAGCTGACTG AATTGCTCCTCGTGGTCATGCTTCTCCTAACTGCAAGGCTAACTCTGTCCAGCCCGGCTCCTCCTGCCTGTGACCCCCGAGTCCTCAGTAAACTGCTTCGTGACTCCCGTGTCCTTCACAGCAGACTG AGCCTGTGCCCAGAGGTTAACCCTTTACCCACACCTGTCCTGCTGCCTGCTGTGGACTTTAGCTTGGGAGAATGGAAAACCCAGATG GAGGAGACCAAGGCACAGGACATTCTGGGAGCAGTGACCCTTCTGCTGGAGGGAGTGATGGCAGCACGGGGACAACTGGGACCCACTTGCCTCTCATCCCTCCTGGGGCAGCTTTCTGGACAGGTCCGTCTCCTCCTTGGGGCCCTGCAGAGCCTCCTTGGAACCCAG CTTCCTCCACAGGGCAGGACCACAGCTCACAAGGATCCCAATGCCATCTTCCTGAGCTTCCAACACCTGCTCCGAGGAAAGGTGCGTTTCCTGCTGCTTGTAGGAGGGCCCACCCTCTGCCTCAGGCGGGCCCCACCCACCACAGCTGTCCCCAGCAGAACCTCTCTAGTCCTCACACTGAACGAGCTCCCAAACAGGACTTCTGGATTGTTGGAGACAAACTTCACTGCCTCGGCCAGAACTACTGGCTCTGGACTTCTGAAGCGGGGATTCAGAGCCAAGATTCCTGGTCTGCTGAACCAAACCTCCAGGTCCCTGGACCAAATCCCCGGATACCTGAACAGGATACACGAACTCTTGAATGGAACTCGTGGACTCTTTCCTGGACCCTCACGCAGGACCCTAGGAGCCCCGGACATTTCCCCAGGAACATCAGACACAGGCTCCCTGCCACCCAACCTCCAGCCTGGATATTCTCCTTCCCCAACCCATCCCCCTACTGGACAGTACACACTCTTCCCTcttccacccaccttgccctcccctGTGGTCCAGCTCCACCCCCTGCTTCCTGACCCTTCTGCTCCAACACCCACCCCTACCAGCCCTCTTCTAAACACATCCCACACCCACTCCCAGAATCTGTCTCAGGAAGGGTAA
- the THPO gene encoding thrombopoietin isoform X3, with translation MELTELLLVVMLLLTARLTLSSPAPPACDPRVLSKLLRDSRVLHSRLSLCPEVNPLPTPVLLPAVDFSLGEWKTQMEETKAQDILGAVTLLLEGVMAARGQLGPTCLSSLLGQLSGQVRLLLGALQSLLGTQLPPQGRTTAHKDPNAIFLSFQHLLRGKDFWIVGDKLHCLGQNYWLWTSEAGIQSQDSWSAEPNLQVPGPNPRIPEQDTRTLEWNSWTLSWTLTQDPRSPGHFPRNIRHRLPATQPPAWIFSFPNPSPYWTVHTLPSSTHLALPCGPAPPPAS, from the exons ATGGAGCTGACTG AATTGCTCCTCGTGGTCATGCTTCTCCTAACTGCAAGGCTAACTCTGTCCAGCCCGGCTCCTCCTGCCTGTGACCCCCGAGTCCTCAGTAAACTGCTTCGTGACTCCCGTGTCCTTCACAGCAGACTG AGCCTGTGCCCAGAGGTTAACCCTTTACCCACACCTGTCCTGCTGCCTGCTGTGGACTTTAGCTTGGGAGAATGGAAAACCCAGATG GAGGAGACCAAGGCACAGGACATTCTGGGAGCAGTGACCCTTCTGCTGGAGGGAGTGATGGCAGCACGGGGACAACTGGGACCCACTTGCCTCTCATCCCTCCTGGGGCAGCTTTCTGGACAGGTCCGTCTCCTCCTTGGGGCCCTGCAGAGCCTCCTTGGAACCCAG CTTCCTCCACAGGGCAGGACCACAGCTCACAAGGATCCCAATGCCATCTTCCTGAGCTTCCAACACCTGCTCCGAGGAAAG GACTTCTGGATTGTTGGAGACAAACTTCACTGCCTCGGCCAGAACTACTGGCTCTGGACTTCTGAAGCGGGGATTCAGAGCCAAGATTCCTGGTCTGCTGAACCAAACCTCCAGGTCCCTGGACCAAATCCCCGGATACCTGAACAGGATACACGAACTCTTGAATGGAACTCGTGGACTCTTTCCTGGACCCTCACGCAGGACCCTAGGAGCCCCGGACATTTCCCCAGGAACATCAGACACAGGCTCCCTGCCACCCAACCTCCAGCCTGGATATTCTCCTTCCCCAACCCATCCCCCTACTGGACAGTACACACTCTTCCCTcttccacccaccttgccctcccctGTGGTCCAGCTCCACCCCCTGCTTCCTGA
- the THPO gene encoding thrombopoietin isoform X4 encodes MELTELLLVVMLLLTARLTLSSPAPPACDPRVLSKLLRDSRVLHSRLSLCPEVNPLPTPVLLPAVDFSLGEWKTQMEETKAQDILGAVTLLLEGVMAARGQLGPTCLSSLLGQLSGQVRLLLGALQSLLGTQGRTTAHKDPNAIFLSFQHLLRGKDFWIVGDKLHCLGQNYWLWTSEAGIQSQDSWSAEPNLQVPGPNPRIPEQDTRTLEWNSWTLSWTLTQDPRSPGHFPRNIRHRLPATQPPAWIFSFPNPSPYWTVHTLPSSTHLALPCGPAPPPAS; translated from the exons ATGGAGCTGACTG AATTGCTCCTCGTGGTCATGCTTCTCCTAACTGCAAGGCTAACTCTGTCCAGCCCGGCTCCTCCTGCCTGTGACCCCCGAGTCCTCAGTAAACTGCTTCGTGACTCCCGTGTCCTTCACAGCAGACTG AGCCTGTGCCCAGAGGTTAACCCTTTACCCACACCTGTCCTGCTGCCTGCTGTGGACTTTAGCTTGGGAGAATGGAAAACCCAGATG GAGGAGACCAAGGCACAGGACATTCTGGGAGCAGTGACCCTTCTGCTGGAGGGAGTGATGGCAGCACGGGGACAACTGGGACCCACTTGCCTCTCATCCCTCCTGGGGCAGCTTTCTGGACAGGTCCGTCTCCTCCTTGGGGCCCTGCAGAGCCTCCTTGGAACCCAG GGCAGGACCACAGCTCACAAGGATCCCAATGCCATCTTCCTGAGCTTCCAACACCTGCTCCGAGGAAAG GACTTCTGGATTGTTGGAGACAAACTTCACTGCCTCGGCCAGAACTACTGGCTCTGGACTTCTGAAGCGGGGATTCAGAGCCAAGATTCCTGGTCTGCTGAACCAAACCTCCAGGTCCCTGGACCAAATCCCCGGATACCTGAACAGGATACACGAACTCTTGAATGGAACTCGTGGACTCTTTCCTGGACCCTCACGCAGGACCCTAGGAGCCCCGGACATTTCCCCAGGAACATCAGACACAGGCTCCCTGCCACCCAACCTCCAGCCTGGATATTCTCCTTCCCCAACCCATCCCCCTACTGGACAGTACACACTCTTCCCTcttccacccaccttgccctcccctGTGGTCCAGCTCCACCCCCTGCTTCCTGA
- the THPO gene encoding thrombopoietin isoform X5 translates to MELTELLLVVMLLLTARLTLSSPAPPACDPRVLSKLLRDSRVLHSRLSLCPEVNPLPTPVLLPAVDFSLGEWKTQMEETKAQDILGAVTLLLEGVMAARGQLGPTCLSSLLGQLSGQVRLLLGALQSLLGTQDHSSQGSQCHLPELPTPAPRKGAFPAACRRAHPLPQAGPTHHSCPQQNLSSPHTERAPKQDFWIVGDKLHCLGQNYWLWTSEAGIQSQDSWSAEPNLQVPGPNPRIPEQDTRTLEWNSWTLSWTLTQDPRSPGHFPRNIRHRLPATQPPAWIFSFPNPSPYWTVHTLPSSTHLALPCGPAPPPAS, encoded by the exons ATGGAGCTGACTG AATTGCTCCTCGTGGTCATGCTTCTCCTAACTGCAAGGCTAACTCTGTCCAGCCCGGCTCCTCCTGCCTGTGACCCCCGAGTCCTCAGTAAACTGCTTCGTGACTCCCGTGTCCTTCACAGCAGACTG AGCCTGTGCCCAGAGGTTAACCCTTTACCCACACCTGTCCTGCTGCCTGCTGTGGACTTTAGCTTGGGAGAATGGAAAACCCAGATG GAGGAGACCAAGGCACAGGACATTCTGGGAGCAGTGACCCTTCTGCTGGAGGGAGTGATGGCAGCACGGGGACAACTGGGACCCACTTGCCTCTCATCCCTCCTGGGGCAGCTTTCTGGACAGGTCCGTCTCCTCCTTGGGGCCCTGCAGAGCCTCCTTGGAACCCAG GACCACAGCTCACAAGGATCCCAATGCCATCTTCCTGAGCTTCCAACACCTGCTCCGAGGAAAGGTGCGTTTCCTGCTGCTTGTAGGAGGGCCCACCCTCTGCCTCAGGCGGGCCCCACCCACCACAGCTGTCCCCAGCAGAACCTCTCTAGTCCTCACACTGAACGAGCTCCCAAACAGGACTTCTGGATTGTTGGAGACAAACTTCACTGCCTCGGCCAGAACTACTGGCTCTGGACTTCTGAAGCGGGGATTCAGAGCCAAGATTCCTGGTCTGCTGAACCAAACCTCCAGGTCCCTGGACCAAATCCCCGGATACCTGAACAGGATACACGAACTCTTGAATGGAACTCGTGGACTCTTTCCTGGACCCTCACGCAGGACCCTAGGAGCCCCGGACATTTCCCCAGGAACATCAGACACAGGCTCCCTGCCACCCAACCTCCAGCCTGGATATTCTCCTTCCCCAACCCATCCCCCTACTGGACAGTACACACTCTTCCCTcttccacccaccttgccctcccctGTGGTCCAGCTCCACCCCCTGCTTCCTGA
- the THPO gene encoding thrombopoietin isoform X2: MELTELLLVVMLLLTARLTLSSPAPPACDPRVLSKLLRDSRVLHSRLSLCPEVNPLPTPVLLPAVDFSLGEWKTQMEETKAQDILGAVTLLLEGVMAARGQLGPTCLSSLLGQLSGQVRLLLGALQSLLGTQGRTTAHKDPNAIFLSFQHLLRGKVRFLLLVGGPTLCLRRAPPTTAVPSRTSLVLTLNELPNRTSGLLETNFTASARTTGSGLLKRGFRAKIPGLLNQTSRSLDQIPGYLNRIHELLNGTRGLFPGPSRRTLGAPDISPGTSDTGSLPPNLQPGYSPSPTHPPTGQYTLFPLPPTLPSPVVQLHPLLPDPSAPTPTPTSPLLNTSHTHSQNLSQEG; encoded by the exons ATGGAGCTGACTG AATTGCTCCTCGTGGTCATGCTTCTCCTAACTGCAAGGCTAACTCTGTCCAGCCCGGCTCCTCCTGCCTGTGACCCCCGAGTCCTCAGTAAACTGCTTCGTGACTCCCGTGTCCTTCACAGCAGACTG AGCCTGTGCCCAGAGGTTAACCCTTTACCCACACCTGTCCTGCTGCCTGCTGTGGACTTTAGCTTGGGAGAATGGAAAACCCAGATG GAGGAGACCAAGGCACAGGACATTCTGGGAGCAGTGACCCTTCTGCTGGAGGGAGTGATGGCAGCACGGGGACAACTGGGACCCACTTGCCTCTCATCCCTCCTGGGGCAGCTTTCTGGACAGGTCCGTCTCCTCCTTGGGGCCCTGCAGAGCCTCCTTGGAACCCAG GGCAGGACCACAGCTCACAAGGATCCCAATGCCATCTTCCTGAGCTTCCAACACCTGCTCCGAGGAAAGGTGCGTTTCCTGCTGCTTGTAGGAGGGCCCACCCTCTGCCTCAGGCGGGCCCCACCCACCACAGCTGTCCCCAGCAGAACCTCTCTAGTCCTCACACTGAACGAGCTCCCAAACAGGACTTCTGGATTGTTGGAGACAAACTTCACTGCCTCGGCCAGAACTACTGGCTCTGGACTTCTGAAGCGGGGATTCAGAGCCAAGATTCCTGGTCTGCTGAACCAAACCTCCAGGTCCCTGGACCAAATCCCCGGATACCTGAACAGGATACACGAACTCTTGAATGGAACTCGTGGACTCTTTCCTGGACCCTCACGCAGGACCCTAGGAGCCCCGGACATTTCCCCAGGAACATCAGACACAGGCTCCCTGCCACCCAACCTCCAGCCTGGATATTCTCCTTCCCCAACCCATCCCCCTACTGGACAGTACACACTCTTCCCTcttccacccaccttgccctcccctGTGGTCCAGCTCCACCCCCTGCTTCCTGACCCTTCTGCTCCAACACCCACCCCTACCAGCCCTCTTCTAAACACATCCCACACCCACTCCCAGAATCTGTCTCAGGAAGGGTAA